A single genomic interval of Thermus antranikianii DSM 12462 harbors:
- the dnaA gene encoding chromosomal replication initiator protein DnaA yields MTHEAIWQHILEHIRRNITEVEFHTWFERIRPLGIQDGVLQLAVPTSFALDWIKRHYAELIQEALSLLGAQPPRFELRVVPSVAVQEDIFHTPTPPQANKPNLNPKYTFENFVVGPNNSMAHAAAVAVAESPGRAYNPLFIYGGVGLGKTHLMHAVGHSVAKRFPHLKIEYVSTETFTNELINAIREDRMTEFRERYRSVDLLLVDDIQFIAGKERTQEEFFHTFNALYEAHKQIILSSDRPPKDILTLEARLRSRFEWGLITDIQPPDLETRIAILKMNAEQRGLKISEEVLEYIARQVTSNIRELEGALMRTIAYASLNGVELTRAVAAKALSDIFASKEVEVDPYEIVRKVAEYFALRPEDLVGGGRRKEVVLPRQIAMFLVRELTRSSLPEIGQLFGGRDHTTVLYAIQKVQELSESDREVQKLLRSLKEALT; encoded by the coding sequence TTGACCCACGAGGCCATCTGGCAACACATCCTGGAACACATCCGCCGCAACATCACCGAGGTGGAGTTCCACACCTGGTTTGAGCGCATCCGCCCGCTGGGCATCCAGGATGGGGTACTCCAGCTGGCGGTGCCTACCTCCTTCGCCCTGGACTGGATCAAGCGCCACTACGCCGAGCTTATCCAGGAAGCTCTAAGCCTCCTGGGGGCCCAGCCTCCCCGGTTCGAGCTCAGGGTGGTCCCCAGCGTGGCCGTTCAGGAGGACATATTTCACACCCCTACCCCTCCCCAAGCCAATAAGCCCAACCTCAACCCCAAGTACACCTTTGAAAACTTCGTGGTAGGGCCCAATAACTCTATGGCCCACGCAGCAGCAGTGGCGGTGGCCGAGTCCCCGGGGCGGGCCTATAATCCCCTTTTCATCTACGGGGGCGTGGGCCTGGGCAAGACCCACCTCATGCATGCCGTGGGACACTCCGTGGCCAAGCGTTTCCCTCACCTTAAGATCGAGTACGTATCCACGGAAACCTTCACCAACGAGCTCATCAACGCCATCCGCGAGGACCGCATGACGGAGTTCCGCGAGCGGTACCGCTCCGTGGACCTCCTCTTGGTGGACGACATCCAGTTCATCGCCGGCAAGGAGCGCACCCAGGAGGAGTTCTTCCACACCTTCAACGCCCTCTACGAGGCCCACAAACAGATCATCCTCTCCTCCGATCGGCCCCCCAAGGATATCCTGACCCTCGAGGCCCGCTTAAGAAGCCGGTTCGAATGGGGCCTCATCACCGACATCCAGCCCCCTGACCTGGAAACCCGTATTGCCATCCTCAAGATGAACGCCGAGCAACGGGGCTTGAAGATCAGCGAGGAGGTGTTGGAGTACATAGCCCGGCAGGTGACTTCCAACATCCGCGAGTTGGAAGGCGCCCTGATGCGCACCATTGCCTATGCTTCCTTAAACGGGGTGGAACTCACCCGCGCCGTGGCCGCCAAGGCGCTTTCCGACATCTTCGCCTCCAAGGAAGTGGAGGTGGATCCCTACGAAATCGTGCGCAAGGTGGCGGAGTACTTCGCCCTGCGACCGGAGGATCTGGTGGGAGGGGGTCGGCGCAAGGAGGTAGTTCTGCCTCGACAAATCGCCATGTTCTTGGTACGGGAGCTCACCCGCTCCTCCCTCCCAGAGATCGGCCAACTCTTCGGGGGGCGGGACCACACCACCGTCCTCTACGCCATCCAAAAGGTTCAGGAGCTCTCGGAAAGCGACCGCGAGGTGCAGAAGCTGCTCCGCAGCCTGAAAGAGGCCCTGACATGA
- the mnmG gene encoding tRNA uridine-5-carboxymethylaminomethyl(34) synthesis enzyme MnmG: MASWVKATPRVSGGTFYVKALGKVEGGMRYDVVVVGGGHAGLEAAWAAAALGVRVALVTINPERIGMMPCNPAVGGPGKSQLVAELTALGGLMGRAADATAIHTRVLNRSKGPAVQSLRVQVDRDLYALKAREILEERPIEVIRGEVASLWVEGGRLLGVRTVDGRGIPAKAVVVAGGTFLGGVVWYGRRSRPAGRQGEPPARFLSRSLEAVGHTLRRFKTGTPPRIRADSVEFSELLVVPPEVPPGSFTGSPGPHAAKLPTWQTRTTPRTHRLILENLHLSPLYAGDIVGIGPRYCPSIEDKVVRFADKESHLLFVEPDGLATSEVYLQGFSSSLPPELQEEMVRSLPGFGRAVIQRYAYAVEYDSLDPTELTRGLQSRFLPGLFAAGQVNGTSGYEEAAAQGLLAGLNAARYALGLSEVHLPRESGYIGVMVDDLVGRGTDEPYRMMTSRVELRLLCRADNADERLVPLAVEWGLRPREDLEAVREKYRRVEAELRRLEALRVDGVSGLVWLRRPENTYRTLAERFPPPVPLSPEEAYQVEVRAKYAGYIERQERLREKLRDLEAFRIPEGLEFPRVPGLSREAVEKLSRVRPRTVAEAARIPGIRDSDLTALLVHLRVLSR, encoded by the coding sequence ATGGCCTCGTGGGTCAAGGCTACCCCCCGCGTTTCCGGAGGAACATTCTACGTCAAGGCCTTGGGTAAAGTGGAGGGTGGGATGCGCTACGACGTGGTGGTGGTGGGAGGTGGGCATGCAGGGCTGGAGGCGGCCTGGGCGGCTGCGGCCCTCGGGGTGCGGGTGGCCCTGGTCACCATCAACCCCGAGCGCATAGGCATGATGCCCTGCAACCCGGCGGTGGGCGGACCCGGCAAAAGCCAGCTGGTGGCGGAGCTCACCGCCTTGGGGGGGCTTATGGGCCGGGCGGCGGACGCCACCGCCATCCACACCCGGGTGCTCAACCGCTCCAAGGGACCGGCGGTGCAAAGCCTGAGGGTCCAGGTGGACCGGGATCTCTATGCCTTGAAGGCGCGGGAGATTCTGGAGGAAAGGCCCATCGAGGTGATCCGGGGAGAGGTGGCGAGCCTCTGGGTGGAGGGGGGAAGGCTTCTTGGGGTGCGCACCGTGGATGGGCGGGGGATTCCCGCTAAGGCGGTGGTGGTGGCGGGGGGAACCTTCCTGGGCGGGGTGGTCTGGTACGGAAGGCGTTCCCGGCCAGCGGGGCGGCAGGGGGAGCCGCCGGCCCGGTTCCTTTCCCGGAGCCTCGAGGCCGTCGGCCACACCCTGCGCCGGTTCAAGACGGGGACCCCGCCCAGGATCCGGGCGGATTCCGTGGAGTTTTCCGAGCTCTTGGTGGTGCCCCCGGAGGTACCCCCGGGAAGCTTCACGGGAAGCCCCGGACCCCATGCGGCCAAGCTTCCCACCTGGCAGACCCGGACCACGCCCCGCACCCACCGCCTGATCTTGGAAAACCTGCACCTGTCTCCCCTTTATGCGGGGGATATCGTGGGCATCGGCCCCCGCTACTGCCCCTCCATCGAGGACAAGGTGGTGCGTTTTGCCGATAAGGAGAGCCACCTCCTCTTCGTGGAGCCGGACGGGCTCGCCACCAGCGAGGTGTACCTGCAGGGGTTCTCTTCAAGCCTGCCGCCGGAGCTCCAGGAGGAGATGGTGAGAAGCCTGCCGGGGTTTGGTCGGGCGGTGATCCAACGCTACGCTTACGCGGTGGAGTACGACAGCCTGGACCCCACGGAGCTCACCCGGGGGCTCCAGTCCCGCTTCCTCCCTGGGTTGTTCGCTGCTGGGCAGGTGAACGGCACCTCGGGGTACGAGGAGGCTGCGGCCCAGGGCCTCCTGGCGGGGCTGAACGCTGCTCGGTACGCCCTGGGCCTCTCAGAGGTGCACCTCCCCCGGGAAAGCGGCTACATTGGGGTGATGGTGGACGACCTGGTGGGCCGGGGCACGGACGAGCCCTATCGGATGATGACCTCACGGGTGGAGCTCCGCCTCCTCTGCCGGGCGGACAATGCGGACGAGCGCCTGGTGCCCTTGGCGGTGGAGTGGGGCCTTAGGCCCAGGGAGGACCTGGAAGCGGTGAGGGAAAAGTACCGCCGGGTGGAGGCGGAGCTAAGGCGCCTCGAGGCTCTGCGGGTGGATGGGGTGAGCGGCCTGGTGTGGCTGAGGCGTCCGGAAAACACCTACAGGACCTTGGCGGAACGCTTTCCCCCACCCGTCCCCTTGAGCCCCGAGGAGGCCTACCAGGTGGAGGTGCGGGCCAAGTACGCGGGGTACATAGAGCGGCAGGAACGGCTGCGGGAAAAGCTGAGGGACCTGGAGGCCTTTCGCATACCCGAGGGTTTGGAGTTCCCCCGGGTCCCGGGCCTTTCCCGGGAGGCCGTGGAAAAGCTTTCCCGGGTGAGACCCCGCACCGTGGCGGAGGCTGCCCGGATCCCCGGGATACGGGACTCAGATCTCACGGCCCTGTTGGTGCACCTTAGGGTGCTTTCCCGGTAA
- the rsmG gene encoding 16S rRNA (guanine(527)-N(7))-methyltransferase RsmG codes for MGLSPKGVRLLLEGGRALGLDLEAHLSAFSRLYDLLMEANLRTNLTALRTEEEVVVKHFLDSLTLLTLPLFQGAWRVLDLGTGAGFPGLPLKIVRPELEVTLLDATKKKVAFVAHAVEALGLKGAYPLWGRAEELAHLPEHREAYHRVVARAVAPLCVLVELGLPFVALGGRMVAQKGPRVTEEVTPLPKALALLGGGSVTVHTLVLPVVQEERNLVVVAKEASTPAKYPRRPGVPGKNPLC; via the coding sequence GTGGGTCTAAGCCCAAAGGGCGTTCGGCTTCTTCTGGAGGGTGGAAGGGCCTTGGGGCTAGACCTGGAGGCGCACCTTTCGGCTTTCTCCCGCCTGTACGACCTCCTCATGGAGGCTAATCTGCGCACCAACCTCACGGCCTTGCGCACAGAGGAGGAGGTGGTGGTCAAGCATTTCCTGGACTCCCTCACCCTCCTCACCTTGCCCCTCTTCCAAGGAGCATGGCGGGTGCTGGACCTGGGCACGGGGGCGGGGTTTCCCGGGCTTCCCCTGAAGATCGTGCGCCCTGAGCTGGAGGTCACCCTCCTGGACGCTACCAAGAAGAAGGTGGCCTTTGTGGCCCATGCGGTGGAGGCCCTTGGGCTGAAGGGCGCCTACCCCCTCTGGGGTCGGGCGGAGGAGCTGGCCCACCTTCCCGAGCACCGGGAGGCCTACCACCGGGTGGTGGCTCGGGCGGTGGCTCCCCTTTGCGTCTTGGTGGAACTGGGCCTGCCCTTTGTGGCCCTGGGGGGGCGTATGGTGGCCCAGAAGGGTCCGAGGGTGACGGAGGAGGTGACCCCCTTGCCCAAGGCCCTAGCCCTCCTGGGAGGTGGCTCGGTTACCGTCCATACCTTGGTCCTTCCCGTGGTCCAGGAGGAGCGGAACCTGGTGGTGGTGGCCAAGGAGGCCTCTACCCCAGCCAAGTATCCCCGGCGGCCGGGGGTGCCCGGGAAAAATCCTTTATGCTAG
- the soj gene encoding chromosome-partitioning ATPase Soj, protein MLGSKVLRRIALVNQKGGVGKTTTAINLAAYLARMGKKVLLVDLDPQMNATSGLGLRPERGVYQVLQGEPLEALVQPVDGFYLLPSTPELVGATVELLERPLALGEALQDEGYDITLLDVPPSLTPLTLSALAAAHGVVVPVQAEYYALEGVAGLLSTLDEVRARLNPRLRLLGILITMYDGRTLLSQQVEAQLRAHFGEKVFWTVVPRNVRLAEAPSFGRTIAQHAPTSPGAHAYRRLAEEVIARVQEG, encoded by the coding sequence ATGCTAGGGTCCAAGGTGTTGCGGCGGATCGCCCTGGTGAACCAGAAAGGGGGGGTGGGCAAGACCACCACCGCCATCAACCTGGCCGCCTACCTGGCCCGCATGGGGAAGAAGGTGCTCTTGGTGGACCTGGACCCCCAGATGAACGCCACCAGCGGCCTTGGGCTCCGGCCCGAGCGGGGGGTGTACCAAGTGTTGCAGGGGGAGCCCCTGGAGGCCTTGGTGCAACCCGTGGACGGTTTCTATTTGTTGCCTTCCACCCCGGAGCTGGTGGGGGCCACGGTGGAGCTCCTGGAAAGACCCCTGGCCCTGGGGGAGGCCTTACAGGACGAGGGGTACGATATCACCCTTTTGGACGTGCCTCCCAGCCTCACCCCCCTAACCCTAAGCGCCCTGGCGGCGGCGCACGGGGTGGTGGTCCCGGTGCAGGCAGAGTACTACGCCTTGGAGGGAGTGGCGGGGTTGCTCTCCACCCTGGACGAGGTGCGCGCCCGGCTGAACCCGCGCCTTAGGCTTCTCGGCATCCTCATCACCATGTACGACGGCCGGACCCTTTTGTCCCAGCAGGTGGAGGCCCAACTTCGGGCCCACTTCGGGGAGAAGGTGTTCTGGACGGTGGTACCCCGGAACGTGCGGCTGGCGGAGGCCCCGAGCTTTGGCAGGACCATCGCCCAGCATGCCCCCACCTCGCCGGGGGCCCACGCCTACCGCCGTCTGGCCGAGGAGGTGATCGCCCGTGTCCAAGAAGGCTAG
- a CDS encoding ParB/RepB/Spo0J family partition protein, whose product MSKKASGLGRGLEALLPKGGGGVVRLPLSAIRPNPHQPRRRFSQEGLEELAASIREKGLLQPLVVRPKGEGYELVAGERRLRAAEMAGLKEVPAIIRDLTDQEAMEVALVENLQREDLTPLEEARGYQALLGLGLTQEEVAKRVGKARSTVANALRLLQLPAEVLEALERGLISAGHARALLMLEPEDRLWGLREILEKGLSVRQAEALRERLVRERERKTQEPSPLSLELSRHLGLPVRVVGGRRGKVVIHYRSLEELEALLERLGYQA is encoded by the coding sequence GTGTCCAAGAAGGCTAGCGGTTTAGGGAGAGGCCTCGAGGCCCTCCTGCCCAAGGGCGGCGGAGGGGTGGTCCGGCTTCCCTTGTCCGCCATCCGGCCCAACCCCCACCAGCCCCGCCGAAGGTTCTCCCAGGAGGGTTTGGAGGAACTTGCCGCTTCCATCCGGGAGAAAGGCCTGCTTCAACCCCTGGTGGTTCGTCCCAAGGGGGAGGGGTACGAACTGGTGGCCGGGGAGAGGCGCCTTAGGGCCGCGGAGATGGCGGGCCTAAAGGAGGTTCCCGCCATCATCCGCGATCTCACGGACCAGGAGGCCATGGAGGTGGCCCTGGTGGAGAACCTGCAGCGGGAGGACCTCACCCCGTTGGAGGAAGCCCGGGGTTACCAGGCCCTGTTGGGTTTGGGCCTCACCCAGGAGGAGGTGGCCAAGCGGGTGGGTAAGGCCCGCTCCACGGTGGCCAACGCCCTGAGGCTTTTGCAGCTTCCCGCAGAGGTTTTGGAGGCCTTGGAACGGGGGCTCATCAGCGCGGGCCACGCCCGGGCCCTTTTGATGCTGGAGCCTGAGGACCGGCTTTGGGGCCTGAGGGAGATCCTGGAAAAAGGGCTTTCCGTGCGCCAGGCGGAGGCCTTACGGGAGCGTTTGGTGCGGGAACGGGAGCGCAAAACCCAGGAACCCTCCCCCCTTTCCCTGGAGCTCTCTCGGCACCTGGGCCTGCCGGTGCGGGTGGTGGGGGGAAGGAGGGGGAAGGTGGTCATCCACTACCGCTCCCTGGAGGAGCTAGAGGCCCTTTTAGAGCGGCTGGGTTACCAGGCGTAG
- a CDS encoding DNA internalization-related competence protein ComEC/Rec2, with translation MSGPRAVFPKPLLSTWGPGVGLGLGGLLGAWGLFHPWVLLLAPFLLPLLRLPLAFGLVLVLLRGLLFPVPEPPYGTRLEGVFTLHQGTILWQGHRLWVQHYPGLEDGRYRLRGYLAPPQGKRNPGGFDQRTWLLSRGIRGVFHVERAEPLAPLPDPRAPFRARLAQGLSPPALEVLEGLVLGDKRELEDTYAQFQKAGIAHLLALSGLHVGFLVASLVFLLTPLGRWRYLLALLALPFYLWLAGPSPSLVRASLMAGLSLLGLFLGLGAAGVLQALGLALFLQLLWWPASLLSLSLQLSYLAVAGIALLLPALPRPQGARGYLTGALLTSLAAQVPLVPLLLDRFGFLPLLSPLSNLLALPLASLLVPLGFLKLFLGGLLAPLLEPLARALLLLAQAASRGPLLSWGEISPLGFALYYLGLFPLALALHRLLPWRKALLLASLPLLVSLLASWPKPLDLFALDVGQGDALLARLGGAEVLVDGGRPEQGEKVVRALRALGVEALEVLVATHPDADHHGGLLKVAEEVPIGLALLSPAFPKEHPLVQALQSRKVPILFPGTGTRLRVGKGSLEVLWPPGPQADDNQSGLVLLLDFAGPKALLLADVPAEVEKRLSPPRVAVVKVSHHGSRTSTEAGLLERARPQVALIGVGRNPHGHPYPEVLKRLAHHGVKVYRTDQNGAVRVLFGYAW, from the coding sequence ATGTCCGGCCCTAGGGCAGTCTTCCCCAAGCCTCTCCTCTCCACCTGGGGTCCAGGGGTGGGCCTGGGTCTAGGCGGGCTCCTGGGAGCCTGGGGACTTTTCCATCCCTGGGTCCTTCTCCTAGCGCCCTTCCTCCTCCCCCTCCTCCGACTTCCCTTGGCCTTTGGGCTCGTTCTGGTCCTCCTCCGGGGCCTCCTCTTCCCCGTACCGGAACCCCCTTACGGCACCCGCCTCGAGGGTGTCTTCACCCTCCACCAAGGCACGATCCTCTGGCAGGGACACAGGCTTTGGGTGCAGCACTACCCGGGCCTGGAGGATGGCCGCTACCGGCTGCGGGGGTACCTGGCTCCACCCCAGGGCAAGCGCAACCCCGGGGGCTTTGACCAGCGCACCTGGCTCCTCTCCCGGGGGATAAGGGGGGTGTTTCACGTGGAACGGGCGGAACCCCTGGCTCCGCTTCCCGATCCTCGGGCTCCCTTCCGTGCCCGCCTGGCGCAGGGGCTCTCGCCCCCTGCCCTCGAGGTACTGGAGGGGCTGGTCCTGGGGGACAAAAGGGAACTCGAGGACACCTACGCCCAGTTCCAAAAGGCAGGGATCGCCCATCTCCTGGCCCTCTCGGGCCTCCACGTGGGCTTTCTGGTGGCAAGCCTGGTTTTCCTTCTCACCCCTTTGGGCCGATGGCGCTACCTCCTGGCCCTCCTCGCTCTACCCTTTTACCTCTGGCTGGCGGGGCCAAGCCCCTCCTTGGTGCGGGCCAGCCTCATGGCCGGGTTATCCCTCCTGGGCCTCTTCCTCGGCCTTGGAGCCGCCGGGGTGCTCCAGGCCCTGGGCCTCGCCCTCTTTCTCCAGCTCCTGTGGTGGCCCGCAAGCCTGCTAAGCCTTTCCCTCCAGCTCTCCTACCTGGCGGTTGCGGGGATCGCCCTCCTCCTGCCCGCCCTTCCCCGACCCCAGGGGGCACGGGGGTACCTAACAGGAGCCCTTCTCACCAGCCTGGCAGCCCAGGTCCCCCTGGTTCCCCTTCTCCTTGACCGCTTCGGCTTCCTACCCCTCCTCTCCCCCCTCAGCAACCTCCTGGCCCTGCCCCTGGCCTCCCTCCTGGTACCCCTGGGATTCCTCAAGCTCTTCCTTGGGGGTCTTCTGGCACCCCTTCTGGAACCTTTGGCCAGGGCCCTCCTTCTCCTGGCTCAGGCCGCAAGCCGTGGCCCACTCTTAAGCTGGGGGGAAATCTCCCCTTTGGGCTTCGCCCTCTACTACCTTGGGCTTTTCCCCTTGGCCCTGGCCCTGCACCGGCTTCTCCCCTGGCGGAAAGCCCTCCTCCTTGCCAGCCTTCCCCTTCTGGTCAGCCTCCTCGCCTCCTGGCCCAAGCCCCTGGACCTCTTTGCCCTGGACGTGGGCCAGGGGGATGCCCTGCTGGCCCGGCTGGGTGGGGCCGAGGTGCTGGTGGACGGGGGCCGGCCCGAGCAAGGGGAAAAGGTGGTGCGGGCCCTAAGGGCCCTGGGGGTGGAGGCCCTCGAGGTCCTGGTGGCCACCCACCCCGATGCCGACCATCACGGAGGCCTCCTTAAGGTGGCCGAGGAGGTTCCCATCGGCCTCGCTCTCCTCTCCCCCGCCTTCCCAAAGGAGCACCCCCTGGTCCAGGCCCTGCAAAGCCGGAAGGTGCCCATCCTCTTCCCCGGAACCGGTACCCGGCTTCGCGTGGGAAAAGGGAGCCTCGAGGTCCTCTGGCCCCCTGGCCCGCAAGCAGACGACAACCAAAGCGGCCTGGTCCTCCTCCTGGACTTCGCCGGGCCCAAGGCCCTCCTCCTGGCCGATGTACCCGCGGAGGTGGAGAAAAGGCTAAGCCCCCCACGGGTGGCCGTGGTTAAGGTGAGCCACCACGGCTCCCGCACGAGCACGGAAGCCGGTCTCCTGGAACGCGCCCGGCCCCAGGTGGCCTTAATAGGCGTGGGAAGGAACCCCCATGGCCACCCCTACCCCGAGGTCTTGAAGCGCCTGGCCCACCATGGGGTAAAGGTCTACCGCACCGACCAAAACGGCGCGGTGCGGGTCCTTTTTGGCTACGCCTGGTAA
- a CDS encoding ComEA family DNA-binding protein, producing MVFLYLLAVALLGLFNLWPKLAPKPQPVRVEVLAEASFEPPAPEPISLNQATLEELMTLPGVGPVLAQRIVEGRPYTRVEDLLRVKGIGPATLERLRPYVRP from the coding sequence GTGGTTTTCCTCTACCTCCTCGCGGTAGCCCTCCTGGGTCTTTTCAACCTTTGGCCCAAGCTGGCCCCCAAACCCCAACCGGTGCGGGTGGAAGTCCTGGCGGAGGCCAGCTTCGAGCCCCCAGCCCCCGAACCCATCAGCTTGAACCAAGCCACCCTCGAGGAACTCATGACCCTCCCTGGGGTCGGCCCCGTGCTGGCCCAGAGGATCGTGGAGGGAAGACCCTACACCCGGGTGGAGGACCTCCTGAGGGTCAAGGGCATCGGCCCCGCCACCCTGGAACGGCTCAGGCCCTATGTCCGGCCCTAG
- a CDS encoding YcxB family protein, with product MGKYEAAFSRLGEEALAKLEGPGGFLAITETHLVFVDDAGVKRMELARIRRVGKGEAGTLLVQGEGDSLVLPLKAFPLEELKAFLEGLKPHVARARKATSVPAPAPKTPLTQETPPPPPPPEPPKTPVWEEEPPPKRNSVELAPEPEPPSPAPIPKAQGGRNPLALPLKVLSLLTLAYTVAFVALNPGADPWVLAGVLLGGLGLALTEWFSSTSSR from the coding sequence ATGGGTAAGTATGAAGCGGCGTTTTCCCGCCTGGGCGAGGAAGCCTTGGCCAAGCTGGAAGGGCCGGGTGGATTTCTGGCCATCACCGAAACCCATCTCGTCTTTGTGGACGACGCCGGGGTAAAGCGTATGGAGCTGGCCAGGATCCGCCGGGTAGGCAAGGGAGAAGCCGGTACCCTCCTGGTACAAGGGGAGGGGGATTCCCTGGTCCTCCCCCTGAAGGCCTTCCCCTTGGAGGAGCTTAAGGCTTTTCTGGAAGGGTTGAAACCCCACGTGGCCCGGGCCCGCAAGGCCACCTCGGTTCCAGCCCCCGCCCCCAAGACCCCCCTGACCCAGGAAACCCCTCCCCCACCCCCTCCTCCCGAGCCCCCCAAAACCCCGGTGTGGGAGGAGGAACCCCCTCCCAAACGGAACTCGGTGGAGCTAGCTCCGGAGCCGGAACCCCCTTCTCCGGCTCCCATACCCAAGGCCCAGGGAGGGAGAAACCCTTTGGCCCTCCCCTTGAAGGTCCTCTCCCTCCTCACCCTGGCCTACACCGTGGCCTTCGTGGCCCTGAACCCAGGGGCAGATCCTTGGGTGCTGGCCGGGGTTCTCCTAGGCGGGCTTGGTTTGGCCTTGACGGAGTGGTTTTCCTCTACCTCCTCGCGGTAG
- a CDS encoding glycerophosphodiester phosphodiesterase: protein MPLRLGHRGAPRLVEGEAQAYVENTLEAFRQALEAGLDGFELDVHLTRDGVLVVHHDFTLGGIPINGVSSRELPAYVPTLEEVLRTFPGAWINVELKSLPPETDGREEALARLLARYPSDRIWVSSFDPLALVRLRRLGVGPLGLLYQHEEAEALAPCLGVEWVHPEASLLTEAKVRELRGRYRVLAWTVNRRQQAQELAAWGVDALVTDFPGVLV, encoded by the coding sequence GTGCCCTTGCGCTTGGGACACCGCGGCGCCCCTCGCCTGGTGGAAGGCGAGGCCCAGGCCTATGTGGAAAATACTCTGGAGGCTTTCCGCCAGGCTTTGGAGGCTGGACTGGATGGGTTTGAGCTGGACGTGCACCTCACCCGGGATGGGGTGCTGGTGGTGCACCATGACTTTACCCTGGGGGGCATCCCTATTAACGGGGTTTCCTCTAGGGAACTCCCGGCTTATGTGCCCACCCTCGAGGAAGTGCTGAGGACCTTCCCCGGGGCCTGGATCAACGTGGAGCTGAAAAGCCTTCCCCCGGAAACCGACGGCCGGGAGGAGGCCTTGGCCAGGCTCCTGGCCCGCTATCCCTCGGATAGGATCTGGGTGAGCTCCTTCGATCCCTTGGCCCTGGTGCGCCTTAGACGGCTTGGGGTGGGTCCCCTGGGCCTTCTTTACCAGCACGAGGAGGCGGAGGCCCTGGCCCCCTGCCTGGGGGTGGAGTGGGTGCATCCCGAGGCCTCTCTGCTCACCGAGGCCAAGGTGAGGGAGCTAAGGGGCCGCTACCGGGTACTGGCCTGGACGGTGAACCGCCGCCAGCAAGCCCAGGAATTGGCCGCCTGGGGGGTGGATGCCCTGGTCACCGATTTCCCGGGGGTCCTCGTATAA
- a CDS encoding inorganic diphosphatase, whose product MANLKSLPVGKGAPEVVHMVIEVPRGSGNKYEYDPDLGVIKLDRVLPGAQFYPGDYGFIPSTLAEDGDPLDGIVLSTYPLLPGVVVEVRVVGLLLMEDEKGGDAKIIGVVAEDQRLDHIRDIADVPEGIKQEIQHFFETYKALEAKKGKWVKVTGWRDRQAALEEVRACIARYGAR is encoded by the coding sequence ATGGCGAACCTGAAGAGCCTTCCTGTGGGTAAGGGTGCCCCCGAAGTGGTGCACATGGTCATCGAGGTGCCCAGGGGTTCCGGCAACAAGTACGAGTACGATCCAGATCTTGGGGTTATCAAGCTGGACCGGGTTCTCCCCGGGGCCCAGTTCTATCCCGGGGACTACGGGTTCATTCCCTCGACCCTGGCCGAGGATGGGGATCCCCTGGATGGCATCGTTCTCTCCACCTACCCCCTTTTGCCCGGGGTGGTGGTGGAGGTGCGGGTGGTAGGCCTCCTCCTCATGGAGGACGAAAAGGGCGGGGACGCTAAGATCATCGGGGTGGTGGCGGAGGACCAGCGCCTGGACCACATCCGGGATATCGCTGATGTGCCTGAGGGGATTAAGCAGGAGATCCAGCACTTCTTTGAAACCTACAAGGCCCTCGAGGCCAAGAAAGGCAAGTGGGTGAAGGTGACGGGCTGGCGCGACCGGCAGGCGGCCTTGGAGGAGGTGAGGGCCTGCATCGCCCGCTACGGGGCCCGTTGA
- the rsmI gene encoding 16S rRNA (cytidine(1402)-2'-O)-methyltransferase, whose protein sequence is MRLVLVPTPIGNLEDITLRALRVLKEVEVVACEDTRRTGLLLRHYGISTPTLRLDQHTMGRARELLAPYAYVAYATDAGTPGISDPGAELVRLALEWGWRVEALPGPTALIPALVASGLPTHRFTFEGFLPKGGKERKERLWALAREGRTAVLYESPHRLQKTLEDLMGVYGPGHPVAVAREISKVHEEIFRGTLEEAWRHFKNPRGEFVLVLGPKEAPPVEAKRVLEELKAQGLKGKALFRALLQRGVPRNEAYRLALEGEKKPFEEGE, encoded by the coding sequence GTGCGCCTGGTACTGGTACCCACCCCCATCGGCAACCTGGAGGACATCACCCTAAGGGCCCTGAGGGTGCTCAAGGAGGTGGAGGTGGTGGCCTGTGAGGACACCCGGCGTACCGGGCTTCTCCTCCGCCACTACGGCATCTCTACTCCTACCCTGCGCTTGGACCAACACACGATGGGAAGGGCCAGGGAACTCCTTGCCCCTTACGCTTACGTGGCCTACGCCACTGACGCCGGCACCCCGGGCATCTCCGATCCCGGGGCGGAGCTGGTGCGGCTGGCGTTAGAATGGGGCTGGCGGGTGGAAGCGCTTCCGGGTCCCACCGCCCTCATCCCCGCCCTGGTGGCCTCGGGCCTGCCCACCCACCGCTTCACCTTTGAGGGGTTTCTGCCCAAGGGGGGCAAGGAGCGCAAGGAACGGCTTTGGGCCCTGGCCCGGGAAGGGAGGACCGCGGTGCTGTACGAAAGCCCCCATCGCCTGCAAAAAACCCTGGAGGACCTCATGGGGGTCTACGGCCCCGGGCATCCCGTGGCCGTGGCCCGGGAGATCAGCAAGGTGCACGAGGAGATCTTCCGGGGGACCCTGGAAGAGGCCTGGAGGCACTTTAAAAATCCGAGGGGTGAGTTCGTTTTGGTGCTGGGGCCTAAGGAGGCGCCACCTGTGGAGGCCAAGCGGGTCTTGGAGGAGCTAAAAGCCCAGGGCCTTAAGGGTAAGGCCCTTTTCCGGGCCCTTCTGCAGAGGGGGGTTCCCAGGAACGAGGCCTATCGCCTGGCTTTGGAAGGGGAGAAGAAGCCCTTTGAGGAGGGAGAATGA